CGGCGCTTATTTGTAAGTGGTTGAATTTCCCGCCGACGTTTGCTGTGATTACTGCCATTGTTACGATTGAACCAACCGTAACAGACTCTATAAAAAAAGGGCTTGTCCGTTTTCCAGCTTCAGCAATCGGTGCAGCCTATGCAGTTATATTTCTTGCTCTATTTGGTAATTCACCACTTACTTATATGCTTGCTGCTATATTAACGATTTTCACCTGTTTCCGGCTGCGTCTTCACGCCGGATTACTGGTTGCAACGTTAACAGCCATTGCAATGATTGAAATTGTTGAAGATAGTTATTTTATCAGTTTTCTTATTCGGCTGGCAACAACAACAATTGGGCTGTCTGTTTCTACACTAGTTAATATGTTCGTTTTTCCGCCAAATTACTATCGCTCCCTTTATAAAAAAATGACATCTATCCGTACACAATTAAGTAATCATATGAAACGCTGTTATTATGAATTAATTTTTGCAAAAACACCGTTGGATTTTGGTATGAATGAAAAGGTGGGAAATATCTACAAGGAGCTTGAAAGTGCGACATTACTTTCACTCTATCAGAAGAAAGATTTAAAGTACCATCACGTCTTAGAAAAACATGAAGATGAATTAAAACAATTCAGGCATCAGCTTCATCATCTCCGTATGATTCAATATCACGTAACGAATATAGCAGAACAGCCTGCGGTTAAAATGGAATGGGAAGTGGAGAAGCAAAAACATGTATTTGATACTGTATGTTATTTTGCTAATGTATTGGCAGATAAAATCGAATTTAATAAAAATGAATGGGAAGATAGACGTGAGCAATTACATCAGATATTTCAGGAGACGTTAAAAACAGCACAAATGAGTGAAGCGGAAAAATTGCCGATAGAGCTGGTTGCGATTTATGAATTAATTTCTATTGTCGAAATTATTGAAGACCACTATACAATGGAATTTGAACAACTCGAACCAAAAGGGAAGAACTCCCGCCTAAAAAAACAGTAATCCCGTGTTTCGAGCTTTTAAGATTGGGCTGGTTGCAACATCCATTTACTG
The nucleotide sequence above comes from Oceanobacillus timonensis. Encoded proteins:
- a CDS encoding aromatic acid exporter family protein translates to MKVQTIIGNRVIKTGIAVFFTALICKWLNFPPTFAVITAIVTIEPTVTDSIKKGLVRFPASAIGAAYAVIFLALFGNSPLTYMLAAILTIFTCFRLRLHAGLLVATLTAIAMIEIVEDSYFISFLIRLATTTIGLSVSTLVNMFVFPPNYYRSLYKKMTSIRTQLSNHMKRCYYELIFAKTPLDFGMNEKVGNIYKELESATLLSLYQKKDLKYHHVLEKHEDELKQFRHQLHHLRMIQYHVTNIAEQPAVKMEWEVEKQKHVFDTVCYFANVLADKIEFNKNEWEDRREQLHQIFQETLKTAQMSEAEKLPIELVAIYELISIVEIIEDHYTMEFEQLEPKGKNSRLKKQ